A window of the Aspergillus flavus chromosome 6, complete sequence genome harbors these coding sequences:
- a CDS encoding plasma membrane H+-transporting ATPase (plasma membrane ATPase 2) gives MAERRISYAPDVENGDRDGATLDEYAALNRYISTARDKRRGSTSSAGAMSAKKEKKSWWKKKSDGVEEGFVCPDEWLETDLRAGLRGSDIEARRKRTGWNELTTEKTNFFVQFIGYFRGPILYVMELAVLLAAGLRDWIDLGVIIGILMLNAVVGWYQEKQAADVVASLKGDIAMKAIVIRDGQEQEILARELVTGDIVVVEEGTVVPADVRLICDYTKPEMFETYKEYLATANDDTLKEKDDEEDDTGIEARAGVSLVAVDQSAITGESLAVDKYMADTCYYTTGCKRGKAYGIVVATAKQSFVGKTAALVQGASDSGHFKAVMDNIGTSLLVLVMFWILAAWIGGFYRHLKIATPENQDNTLLHWTLILLIIGVPVGLPVVTTTTLAVGAAYLAEQKAIVQKLTAIESLAGVDILCSDKTGTLTANQLSIREPYVNEGVDVNWMMAVAAIASNHNVKNLDPIDKVTILTLRRYPKAREILARNWITEKYTPFDPVSKRITTICTCDGVRYVCAKGAPKAILNMSECSEEEAAKFREKSAEFARRGFRSLGVAVQKEGEPWQLLGMYPMFDPPREDTAHTIAEAQHLGLSVKMLTGDALAIAKETCKMLALSTKVYDSERLIHGGLAGSAQYDLVEKADGFAEVFPEHKYQVVEMLQQRGHLTAMTGDGVNDAPSLKKADCGIAVEGSTEAAQAAADIVFLAPGLSTIVDAIKLARQIFQRMKAYIQYRIALCLHLEIYLVTSMIIIEETIRADLIVFIALFADLATIAIAYDNAHFEQRPVEWQLPKIWVISVVLGVLLAGATWIMRASLFMANGGMIQNFGSPQEMLFLEVALTENWLIFVTRGGKTWPSWQLVGAIFVVDVLSTLFCVFGWLSGEYEQTSPPSKAEFSINGDVDIVTVVVIWAYSIGVTVIIAVVYYLLSIIPALDNLGRKNRSKADTKIENMLSHLSKLAIEHEVDAHGKSRYMLGARAEVEEEE, from the exons ATGGCGGAGCGGAGAATCTCCTATGCTCCCGACGTGGAGAATGGTGACCGTGACGGCGCCACCCTCGATGAGTATGCCGCTCTCAACCGTTATATCTCGACCGCTCGCGACAAGCGCCGTGGCTCGACCTCTTCTGCTGGTGCTATGAGCGCtaagaaggagaagaagagctggtggaagaagaagagcgatGGCGTTGAGGAGGGCTTCGTCTGCCCCGATGAGTGGCTCGAGACCGACTTGCGTGCTGGTCTCCGCGGCTCCGATATTGAGGCTCGTCGCAAGCGCACTGGCTGGAACGAACTGACTACCGAGAAGACCAACTTCTTTGTTCAGTTCATTGGTTACTTCCGTGGTCCTATTCTCTATG TTATGGAACTTGCTGTCTTGCTTGCTGCTGGTCTTCGTGACTGGATCGATTTGGGTGTCATTATCGGTATTCTTATGCTTAACGCTGTCGTCGGTTGGTATCAGGAAAAGCAGGCCGCCGATGTTGTTGCTTCTCTGAAGGGTGATATTGCCATGAAGGCTATTGTTATTCGTGATGGACAAGAGCAGGAGATCCTCGCTCGTGAGCTTGTTACTGGTGATATC gttgttgttgaggaaGGTACCGTCGTTCCTGCCGATGTCCGCCTTATCTGCGACTACACCAAGCCTGAGATGTTCGAGACCTACAAGGAATACCTCGCCACCGCCAACGATGACACcctcaaggagaaggatgacgaggaggacgacACTGGTATTGAGGCCCGTGCTGGCGTCTCTCTCGTCGCTGTTGACCAGTCCGCCATCACTGGTGAATCTCTTGCTGTCGACAAGTACATGGCTGACACTTGCTACTACACCACTGGTTGCAAGCGTGGTAAGGCCTATGGTATTGTTGTCGCTACCGCCAAGCAGTCTTTCGTCGGTAAGACCGCTGCTTTGGTCCAGGGTGCTTCTGATTCCGGTCACTTCAAGGCTGTCATGGACAACATTGGTACTTCTCTCCTCGTTCTCGTCATGTTCTGGATTCTCGCTGCCTGGATCGGTGGTTTCTACCGTCACCTGAAGATCGCTACTCCTGAGAACCAGGACAACACATTGCTCCACTGGACTCTTATTCTCCTGATCATTGGTGTCCCCGTCGGTCTTCCTGTcgtcaccaccaccaccctggCTGTCGGTGCCGCCTACCTTGCTGAGCAGAAGGCTATCGTCCAGAAGCTTACTGCCATCGAATCCCttgctggtgttgatatCCTGTGCTCTGACAAGACTGGTACCCTTACTGCTAACCAGCTCTCCATCCGTGAGCCCTACGTCAACGAGGGTGTCGATGTTAACTGGATGATGGCTGTCGCTGCTATTGCCTCCAACCACAACGTCAAGAACCTCGACCCCATCGACAAGGTTACCATCCTTACTCTCCGTCGTTACCCCAAGGCCCGTGAGATCCTCGCCCGCAACTGGATCACCGAGAAGTACACTCCCTTCGACCCTGTCTCTAAGCGTATCACCACCATCTGTACTTGCGACGGTGTCCGCTATGTCTGTGCTAAGGGTGCTCCCAAGGCTATCCTGAACATGTCTGAGTGctccgaggaggaggccGCCAAGTTCCGTGAGAAGTCCGCTGAGTTCGCCCGCCGTGGTTTCCGTTCCCTTGGTGTTGCCGTCCAGAAGGAGGGTGAGCCCTGGCAGCTTCTGGGCATGTACCCCATGTTCGACCCCCCTCGTGAGGATACTGCCCACACCATCGCTGAGGCTCAGCACCTTGGTCTCTCCGTTAAGATGTTGACTGGTGATGCTCTTGCCATCGCTAAGGAAACTTGCAAGATGCTTGCCCTGAGCACCAAGGTTTACGACTCCGAGCGTCTTATTCACGGTGGTCTTGCTGGCTCTGCTCAGTACGACCTTGTTGAGAAGGCTGATGGTTTCGCTGAGGTCTTCCCTGAGCACAAGTACCAGGTCGTTGAGATGCTTCAGCAGCGTGGTCACTTGACTGCCATGACTGGTGACGGTGTCAACGATGCTCCTTCCCTCAAGAAGGCTGACTGTGGTATCGCTGTCGAGGGTTCCACTGAAGCCGCCCAGGCCGCCGCTGATATTGTCTTCCTTGCCCCCGGTCTTTCCACCATCGTTGATGCTATCAAGCTCGCTCGTCAGATTTTCCAGCGTATGAAGGCTTACATTCAGTACCGTATTGCTCTGTGTCTCCACCTTGAGATCTACCTTGTTACCTCCATGATCATCATTGAGGAGACCATCCGTGCTGATCTTATTGTCTTCATTGCCCTCTTCGCTGATTTGGCTACCATTGCTATTGCCTACGATAATGCCCACTTCGAGCAGCGTCCTGTCGAGTGGCAGCTTCCTAAGATCTGGGTCATCTCCGTCGTTCTTGGTGTCTTGCTTGCTGGTGCCACCTGGATCATGCGTGCCTCTCTCTTCATGGCCAACGGTGGTATGATCCAGAACTTCGGTTCTCCCCAGGAGATGCTCTTCCTCGAGGTTGCCCTTACTGAGAACTGGCTGATCTTCGTTACCCGTGGTGGTAAGACCTGGCCCTCTTGGCAGCTGGTCGGTGCTATCTTCGTTGTCGATGTCCTCTCTACCCTGTTCTGTGTGTTCGGCTGGCTTTCCGGCGAGTACGAGCAGACCAGCCCTCCCAGCAAGGCTGAGTTCTCCATCAACGGTGACGTCGATATTGTCACTGTCGTTGTCATCTGGGCTTACTCCATTGGTGTCACCGTCATCATTGCCGTCGTCTACTACCTCCTTAGCATCATCCCTGCTCTTGACAACCTTGGCCGCAAGAACCGCTCCAAGGCTGACACTAAGATTGAGAACATGCTTAGCCACCTCTCCAAGCTGGCTATCGAGCATGAGGTTGATGCCCACGGCAAGTCCCGCTACATGCTGGGTGCCCGTGCTGAGGtcgaagaggaggagtaA